The Hydrotalea sp. region ATTGCATGACAATGGCCGAGACAAATATCAAGCTCATCAGGTTAGAAATATACCAGGAATTAAAGCCCATCATTTTACCCAAGATAGCGCCAAGACTGTTGGCCGAGGCACTGCCGATTTGGCTTAAAAATAGCACAACCAGCGCGGCCGGCGATATTTTATACACCGCGCGAAATGATAAAAAATTGCCAGTTACCGGGCTGGGTTGTTGCAGGGTGGTGGTGAGAAGCGGCAACATCGACGCCAAAATAAACATCGTGATGTAGCTGTAGTGCGAGAAGCTGAAACTGCTGATATAATTAAAGGCATAATTGCCGATAATTTTACCCAAGGTTATCATGATAATATACATCGCCATAATTTGACCGCGCCCCTTGTTGTCGGTGGCAAAATTAAGCCAGGTTTCAAACACAACAAACATGCCGCCCGACGCGATGCCGCAAATACCATAAAGCAGGGACCATGTGACAACCCCCGGGTGGATGGGGAAAAGCAAGGTCGCCAGGCCGTAAATGGTGGTCATCAAGGCATGACCGCGGATATAACCCCAAGCCGCGATAAAGCGCTTGGTCAAGATGCAAGAAACAAAATAGCCGATGTAAAAAAAACTATTGATAATCCCGATACCAAGGGTGCTGATGTTATAATCGCTGGCCTGGATTTGAATGATGACGCCGTGATAGGTCATCGCCGCGATAATAAGCAAAACGCTGAGCTGGATAGCCACGGTGCGCGATAGAGACGGGTGAATCATGTTACGCCTCCGACCTCTTAAAAAAATACTACCAAGGATTATACCTTAGCTATTCCTTGGCCATTATCTGCGCGTTTTGAATGCGAAGCAAGGCGTCTTTTTTAACCAATTCAAAGCGGTTAAGGTCGTTACCACGCAGGGCGCGTAGCGCCGGTAATTTCACGGTGGAGGGATTAACTTGGTTGTCGCTAATCATAATTTCATAATGCAGGTGGGGGCCGGTGCTGATGCCGGTGTTGCCAACATAGGCAACTATTTGGCCTTGCTTAACCTTACTGCCCAGCGCAAGGCCGGTGTCATAACGCGACAGGTGGGCGTAGGCGGTGGCATAACCATCGCGGTGGCGAATTTTTAAATAATTGCCATAGCCGCTCTCCCAGCGCAAGACCTCCACCACGCCATCACCCGACGCCTTGACCTTGGTGCCAATCGGTGCGGCGAAATCTATCCCCCGATGGGCGCGGGTAAAACCGAGGACTGGGTGCAACCGGTCGCCAAAGCCAGAGGTAATACGCGCCCCGTCGACTGGTGTTGCCAACAACATTTTGCGTTGGCTTTTGCCGTCGCTGTTATAATAACCGGCCGAACCACCTTCATCGACAAAGTAGAAGAAGGCGTTGTCGGTGCCGACCTTGGGCGATGAGACAAACACCACCCGCAAGTTACCACCGATTTCGTCCTTTTGCGCGACGGTGCTTTCGTCAAA contains the following coding sequences:
- a CDS encoding MFS transporter gives rise to the protein MIHPSLSRTVAIQLSVLLIIAAMTYHGVIIQIQASDYNISTLGIGIINSFFYIGYFVSCILTKRFIAAWGYIRGHALMTTIYGLATLLFPIHPGVVTWSLLYGICGIASGGMFVVFETWLNFATDNKGRGQIMAMYIIMITLGKIIGNYAFNYISSFSFSHYSYITMFILASMLPLLTTTLQQPSPVTGNFLSFRAVYKISPAALVVLFLSQIGSASANSLGAILGKMMGFNSWYISNLMSLIFVSAIVMQLPLGNLSNRVDRRLVMLWVAVVMAIGNLMLIFSAIDTRWFWLAMVLIGATIYNFYPLAMAHINDLLHEQHRAAVTAQLLLVASIGQTIGPLTTSYFMAHFGYKGFSMVLLAESALILLFLLNRLRVRHPTKQDRTVIKFVPELPMAPSVVQPVEAKIRRTKK